AATGCGGATATTGAGCCAATTTTGGTATTAACTGGAGAAGGCAAAAAGTATAAATCGACAACAAAAGCATCTTATATATTTAAAAATTTATATGAGGTAGCACTATGGATTTACCAAAAGGTTTCTATGGAATAACGCTTGAAACAGATAGTATAGGCACATGCAAAAAGCTATTAAATTTTGGCGCACAGATGATTCAATACAGGGCAAAAAATCTATCAAGCAAGCAAATGCTAAATGAATGTTTTCAAATAAGAAGTCTTACAAAACAGGCCAATGTTTTGATGATTGTAAATGATAGAGTAGATATTGCCTTGATTGTTGGCGCAGATGGTGTTCATGTGGGACAAGATGATATACCACCATCAAGTTTGAGAAAAATCGTGCCTAATAACTTTATCATTGGTTTATCAACACACTCTATAGAGCAAGTTTTAAGCCCGGAAGTTGATTTTGTAGATTATATCGGTGTTGGGGCAATATTTGAAACAAGCACAAAAGACACAGTGGTAATCGGAACAGAACTTGCCAAACAAATGGTTAGTTTATCTAAAAAGCCAGCGTACCTTATAGGTGGTATAAAATTATCCAATATAGATAGCATAAAAGGCATTGGTGCTTATGGCTTTACAAGCATATCGGATGTACTGTATAATGATTATGAGCATTTTTTGGAGATGATAAAAAAGTGGAACAGTTGATAGATCCTTTTGGTAGAAAAATAGATTACTTAAGGATATCCGTTACAGACAGATGCAATTACAGGTGTGTGTATTGTATGCCGCTTGAAGGTGTACCTTTCAAAGATATGAGCGAGATTTTGACTTATGAAGAAATTGTGCTGTTTGCAAAAGCCGCATATGATCTTGGTGTTAGAAAAATTAAATTAACCGGTGGAGAACCTTTGGTTAGAAAGCACATATACAGGCTTATCAAGATGTTAAAAGATATTGGCTATAGCGATATATCACTTACAACAAACGGTAGTTTGCTAAAACACTATGCACAATTGCTTAAAGAAAGCGGACTCAATAGAGTTACGGTTAGTCTTGATACGCTTGATAAAGATAAATTTAGATCAATTACAAGGCTTGGCAATTTAGACGATGTAATGTCAGGTTTTGATGAACTTGATAAAGCAGGCTTTACAAATACAAAAATCAACAGCGTAATTATGCGTACCTACAATATTGAGTGCATAGAAAATTTACTGAATTTTGCTATATCAAGAAATTACGAGATAAGATTTATAGAATATATGCCAACAGATTTTAATGAAAATTTTAAAGAAAATTTTGTATCCATAGATGAAATAAAAAGTATAATTAAAAATAAACACAGTCTTAGACAAACAAGCTATAAAACAAATGGGCCAAGTCAATATTGCGAAATTGAAAATACACGCGTTGGCTTTATTACACCTTTATCTCACAATTTTTGCGCTTTTTGCAATAGAATTAGACTATCTTCTGATGGAAATCTGATACTGTGTCTTGGACACGATATAAAAATCAATTTTAAAGATGTGTTAAAACAAAAAGATTTAGAACAAATAAAAGAATTACTAAAAAAGTC
The Desulfurella sp. DNA segment above includes these coding regions:
- the thiE gene encoding thiamine phosphate synthase, with the protein product MDLPKGFYGITLETDSIGTCKKLLNFGAQMIQYRAKNLSSKQMLNECFQIRSLTKQANVLMIVNDRVDIALIVGADGVHVGQDDIPPSSLRKIVPNNFIIGLSTHSIEQVLSPEVDFVDYIGVGAIFETSTKDTVVIGTELAKQMVSLSKKPAYLIGGIKLSNIDSIKGIGAYGFTSISDVLYNDYEHFLEMIKKWNS
- the moaA gene encoding GTP 3',8-cyclase MoaA: MEQLIDPFGRKIDYLRISVTDRCNYRCVYCMPLEGVPFKDMSEILTYEEIVLFAKAAYDLGVRKIKLTGGEPLVRKHIYRLIKMLKDIGYSDISLTTNGSLLKHYAQLLKESGLNRVTVSLDTLDKDKFRSITRLGNLDDVMSGFDELDKAGFTNTKINSVIMRTYNIECIENLLNFAISRNYEIRFIEYMPTDFNENFKENFVSIDEIKSIIKNKHSLRQTSYKTNGPSQYCEIENTRVGFITPLSHNFCAFCNRIRLSSDGNLILCLGHDIKINFKDVLKQKDLEQIKELLKKSITKKPKQHQLLTTNIHQSFSNIGG